A window of Punica granatum isolate Tunisia-2019 chromosome 8, ASM765513v2, whole genome shotgun sequence genomic DNA:
TCTGACTCATCATCCCATTTATCAAGAGTTCCATAAAACTATGGAACCTAAGCTCGGAGCATGATTGAACCAAATAATGAAGTGATTTATATATCTTCTTATAATGGATTAAGTAGAAGACAATACGAATAGACCACATGATAATAAAACCATCAGTGATCCCTAGCTGAACTCAGATTATCCTctagatgatttttttttcgttttgttttttaaatgCATATTTCCATATTAACTGCTCCAAATAAACATTCAGAAGTAGAACTACAAAGGGTTGAAGCACAAGGATAAAGTCAAGCTGAAATCTAAGAAGTCTAAATTGATCAGGGTAACATTTATACCAGGGATCAACAAAGGTAGTTCACAATCAGGATCTATATTGAGAGTCAATTTGCTGTATTTTCCATCAAAACTTTCTTCACCAAATATAACACACAGCTTGTGAAAGCTTGGCAATGTTTTGACTCTGTATGCTCGAGCATCAGGATGTTCCTGCATGTAGATACGTAAGAAGTGAAAGAGAGAGACTTTGTTTCAAGTGGAAAATAATACCCTTTTTCGAATTAAAAGTGGAAAATTGTTCACCTTGGTATAAGCATCCCATACAGGATCTTCAGCTGTTAACATTTCCTTAGATTCATCCCATGAGAACCCATCCTGCTTGAGAAGATTCTTAATTTCGTTAAATTGCTTTCTCAGGTGCTTGTAACGATTCTTCAGAACATCTCTCTCATATTTAGATCTAAAAGTTGTGTTAAAAGATGCAGTCATTTCTGTCCACGCCTGAGTTATGAATGTCTGACCCAGCTTATTTCCTTTGAGCAATTGGTCCAGCAACAAATCAACAAGATAGCGGTCCATTGGCGGTGTCCAGTATGTTCTCGTACGATCACCAGAAGGACGGTTCTGACTATCTTTCCCTTCACCTACAGTTAAAAAAAGTTCCTGGATAATGCAACCTTTCCATGAATGAAAACTAAAGCAAGACAAAACAGCTCCTAGTTGAGATTACCCAAGAAAGGCATAAAGCACCATGTGAACATTGAGATGGGGGGAGGAGGTCATAAAAAAGCTAATGAATGAGGCTGATACCCACCtggttttatttttggattcTCATCTTGAGGGTCCTTATGTTGAACTTGACTATAATTGTCATATGTGCTCTCATATATCAGAGCTAGATCGCTGTAGTTTGGCAAGGTTTTCTTTCTATATGCCCGTGCATGTGGATTGGCCTGCATAGTCATTCTATGAGTATCATTTAATTGGAAAATGGCAAACGGGAGAAGAAACAGTGACTTTATATTGAACAAATATAGAACCTTCGTGGACATAAATGTACCTTGATATAAGCATCCCAAACATCATCATTAGCAGTAACCATCTGTTGCATCTCATCCCATGAGAATCCATTTTGCTTCAGAAGTGCTTTGGCATCACTGTAGTACTTCCACAATTTCTTGTATCGATGTCTCAAAACCCTCTTTCCGTGCTGAGGGCCAAATTTTGCATTGAAAGATGCAAGCATATCATTCCATGCTTGCTTGTTAAATGTATCACCAGATTTGTTGCCTCTTCCCACTTGGTCCAGCAGCAGCTCAATGAAGTATTGGTCCATCGCTGGGGTCCAATCTGTCCTAAGCCGTTCTGTAGTTGATGGTACTTGGCCACAGAACCCCTCAACTACAGATTGCATCAAACGAAATAACGTTTCATTACAAAAAAGGGTGCATGCAAAATACTTAAGAAACATTAGACAAAGGAGCATTAGCCGCAAAAAAGCAGCACAAGAGATCCACCCAATTCGTCAATTTAAACCCCACTCTTACTTGACTGCTTTGTGAAAAATTGACATATATAGGCCCTTTCCTTCCCCTAACCAAAGTTTCGTGCTATtacacacaaaatttcaaaccCAAAGCATGACTCTGAATATTATtagaaataagaaataaagtaTGTTATCCAATACAAATAGCAAAAAACAAAGGGCCAAAAAGTGTTTTACTGGAAATGGAACAAAAAGGTATAGGAAAAATGCCACACACCCAAATTCACTCCATGAACATCATCATCGAAGTCCACATCATGACTTGATCTGCTGTATCTTCCATCGGCAGTTGTATATCCATATATCAGACATAAATCGTTGAAATTCATGAATGATTTAGTACTATATGAACGAGCTTCCGGGTGCGCCTGCAATATTCAGTATTAGCCCATAGTATCTGACTGAAAATGCTACattcatcaaaaataaaatagaagtaCTTCACCTTAATGTAAGCATCCCAAACATAATCATCAGCTACCAGCATCTGTCGAGATTCATCCCAAGAAAACCCACTCTGCCCAAGGAGAATCTTGACATCATTAAACTGCTTCCACAAAGCTGAGTAACGACTTTTTAAGACATCTTTATCATACTGAGAACCAAATTGCGCATTGAACACAGCAAGCATATCTGCCCAGGCTTGCTTGTTGAAGGTATGTCCCGCCCTGTTTCCTCGTTTCACTTGGTCTAACATAAGGTCGATAAAATAGCGCTCCATCGTTGGAGTCCAGTATGTCCGAGATCTGTCACTACTGCTCATAATGGTTTGACTCATCTGCATTCCAAATAATGCAATAGTGGCAACTACATTAACTATTataaagaataaaagaaaaattgatcgTTAATACATACAAACCAGTCCTAGAGTCGCATTTTACACCGTATTAGTTCTGTGTAACCTTCAGAAGAGAACTTTCCGGAGAGTAAAGTAGCATTAATCTCCTAGACCTAGCACTTAGAAAGAAAAGACATAAGCAAAGGTGATCATGTTTTTACGATCTTGGATGGAAAGTTTGCTAGTTATTCACCTATTTGGACGTGTCCATGTCCGGGTTTTATCAGTAAGGAATTTTTTGCCATATCCTCACCTTCAAGTCAATGCAAGTTAGAAAATTGTTCCTCATTGGAGCTTGTAATCGAACTATCCAGTAGTCAAGCTTTTAATTACACAATAACTGAAAGCTTTCAACGAACTAT
This region includes:
- the LOC116188146 gene encoding uncharacterized protein LOC116188146, yielding MKLGRACKMSQTIMSSSDRSRTYWTPTMERYFIDLMLDQVKRGNRAGHTFNKQAWADMLAVFNAQFGSQYDKDVLKSRYSALWKQFNDVKILLGQSGFSWDESRQMLVADDYVWDAYIKAHPEARSYSTKSFMNFNDLCLIYGYTTADGRYSRSSHDVDFDDDVHGVNLVEGFCGQVPSTTERLRTDWTPAMDQYFIELLLDQVGRGNKSGDTFNKQAWNDMLASFNAKFGPQHGKRVLRHRYKKLWKYYSDAKALLKQNGFSWDEMQQMVTANDDVWDAYIKANPHARAYRKKTLPNYSDLALIYESTYDNYSQVQHKDPQDENPKIKPGEGKDSQNRPSGDRTRTYWTPPMDRYLVDLLLDQLLKGNKLGQTFITQAWTEMTASFNTTFRSKYERDVLKNRYKHLRKQFNEIKNLLKQDGFSWDESKEMLTAEDPVWDAYTKEHPDARAYRVKTLPSFHKLCVIFGEESFDGKYSKLTLNIDPDCELPLLIPGEDEIGQYTSSINSLAIVWTEQMDRYFIGQMLEIVHGGNRIGQISDGLEWSHIITPFNEKFGLHFDKSILEARYAFLMKQHDEISSLLSHSGFAWDEAREMVTAEDHVWEAYIKDRPEAIAYRNKSLGMYNGLRKICAVGVLAESFNEQGSSVMERTCNAQEMEGDRTFLDHRYTSLECQETDRQRKRPGSDSTEAEKSGKMLKTKAQLPADDYDATMISESLKERKNYTMECAISALQAIADVDDDLLLDACDLLEDERKAKRFLALDAPLRKKWLLRKLRP